The Lutibacter sp. A64 genome segment ATCTTGTATTTGTACCAAATCTAGAACTACCATCTGTACGAGCAGATAATTGCATTAGGTATTTTTCATCATAATTATAATCTACTCTACCAAAATACGAAACTAATTTATCGGTTCCATTGTCAGTATAAGTAGTTCCACCATCTGCAATTGCAATATTGTTATTAAAATCATTTGTATAACCTACAGCTTCAGATTCTTGCACGTAAAAATCTCTACGTGTATATTCAAAACCGAATACAGAATTAAAATTGTGATCTCCAAAACTTGTATTATATTTAAGTAATGATTCTACTGCGTATTGATTTAACTCATCTCTACCTTCAAATCTAAAAGCTTCTTGATCTCTATTTTCTTGACCATAAAAATAATCGTTATTATTGTTTTTATTATGTCTAAAAACACCAGAAATAGATTGTCTAAAATTAAGACCTTTCGCTAATTTAAAATCGATATAAGCAGAAGTATTTAAACTTAATTTTTTCTTTACTCTTGATCTTTCTAAGTAATGTACAAGTGGATGTACGTTTTTTGTAGTAGACAACGTTAACCCACCAGAAGTTAATCCACTAGGAATAGGAAGTCCTGTTTCTGCATCTCTAAGAATATCTCTAGGATTGTTAGGGTCTACTGTAAAAGTGTGGTCAAAAGCTCTTGAAAATCCATAGCTACCTACACCAAGGTTTTCGAACAATTTTCCTGCATCTGTAGAAGTACCAACAGCTGTAGAAAAAGGAGTTACATACTTTAAATGATCTTCATTTAAGTAAAGAGGTAAATGCCCCATTTGTCTTAATGGATCTGTAAATCTGGTTGGAACTCTAACTTGATCGTTGTAATTAACGCTTAAACTTGCACCAAACTTAATTTTCTTATTTCTTGATTTACTATCAACTTTAATTCTGGCATTAATTTTTTCAAAATTATCTGTCAACACAATACCTTCATCTTCTAAAAATCCTAAAGAAGCAGTATAGCTTGTTAATTCAGTACCACCTCTTACAGCTAAAGAGTGACTTTGTATAAAACCACCATCAAAAATTTCATCTTGCCAGTTTGTTTCGCCACCACCTAAAGAAGCAATAAAATCCATAGCTTCAAGCTCTGCATAAGCATTGTCGTAATATCTATTAATATCTTCATATCTTTCACTTGTAGGCAATATTGCTGAAACTGTTGCCTGAAGCCCATCTAATCTAGCTCTTTCATCGGCAATTGATGTATTAAAATTATCATTATTTTCAGAATATTTATACCCTACAAATGTATTATATGAAAAACTAGTTTTTCCTGAAACACCTTCTTTAAGCGTAATTAAAATAACCCCATTTGCACCACGAGAACCGTATATTGCAACTGATGAGGCATCTTTTAAAACACTTATAGACTGTATATTATTATTATCGATGGTACCTAAAATATCTGCATCGGTACCCAGCACAACACCATCAACAACAATTAATGGAGCTGATGTACCCGTAATTGACCCAGGCCCTCTTAATGTAATTTTAGGGTCACCACCCGCTTCTGAAGCAACTGTTTGAATTCTTAAACCTGCAACTTTTCCTTGAAGCGCATCTTCTACACGAGATACTGAAACATTCTCAATATCTTTACCAGAAACTTTGGTTAAAGAACTTGTTACATTACTTTGTTTTTGATCTCCATACCCAACTACAACAACTTCATCTAATACAGCAGAATCTTCTACCAATTGTACGTTAATCACTTCTTGACTTACATAGGGAATTCTTTTTGTAACATAACCTAAATAAGTAATTTCAAGAATTTCTCCTGATACCAATTCAATTTGATAATTACCGTCAAAATCTGTACTTGTACCTTTTTGCGTACCTACTACAATAATATTTGCCCCCAAAATAGGCTGCCCATCTGCTTGAGAAGTAACAGTACCTTTTACTGTAAAACTTTCTTGAGCCATTAATGGTATATTGAGCATCAATATCACTATTAAGGTTAGCTTAATTTTTAAATTCATAATCTATTTTTTTATGTTAAGTTTAATTTTAGTAACTGTTTAGTTATTACTATTAATATCAATAATTAATGTTTAATTGCCTTACCTCATTAAAAAACTCAACTCTGAAGATTCGTATGCTTGCTTAGGTATTTTTTGCAGGTTGTATTTTTTAATATGTATAACTTTTAGTATCTCAGAAAAGATTATTTTTAAAGAAGATAGGTGCAACTATCATTTTTCTTTTTAATTTAATTTATTTTATCATTTAAAGCGTTATAATATACTGGTTTTTAGATGTTAATACTTGTTTTTATTTGATACCTTAAATTGGTTTACCAATTTGGTTTACCAAATATATATTAAAAAAAAGTTAAAAAAAAATATTCTTCAAACTATTTTAAATATTTAACATTTAGCACTATAACGTTTTAGTAATACATTCATATTTTTTATTATAAATACCTAAAAAGATTACAAAACCATTAAATTATTTTGAATTTTAGCAAAAAAGACATACTAAATTAGTAGCAAATCTGGATTTTTAAATTATTTATCTTATTAAAAAAGCTTTGCATTAACTAGACCTTATTAAGTTAATTTTTATTCTGTAATTTTATTGTGTGTTTTCAACCACTCTTCCCCTTCTTTATCTCTAAAAAAATCCATCCACATATAATACATTTTTTTTTCTTTTTCTACCTCAACAGAATGACTTGAACCCAAAGGAATGTGTAAAATTGAATATGCTGGAAGTTTAATTTGAGCATCATCTGCAAAAACTGTAATTTCATTATCTGTTAACCCTAAAAACAATTGCTCTAACATGCCATGTTCATGCGCTCCTACTTTATCTGGACCAGGAGCTTCAACTGTACCCAATGCAATGCGTGGTATATATTTATTAGGCAATACTGTTCTGCTTATTGTATTAGGACTCTTTATAGGTTCTGTATAAGGTTCACAATCATTAAATTTTGCAAAATAAGGTTTTTGTGTATTTTCTTTCGGAAACTCTTTTAAATCAAGAAGATCTTGCTCGGTTAAATTAGTTGCTATTTTAAGAAAGTGAAGGGTATCATTTTTATTTGCACTAATTGAGATCATCTCTAACATATTAGGCAATAAAATAGTTTCTGGAACAATACTATAATTTAAAGTATCTACAACAACGGTTCCCTGACCTTTCATAAAAAGGTATATAAATTTATAACCTTTTTCTATAGATTCATCTCTAATAACGTCTCCTGTTATTGCAATATGATCTACAGTAATTCCTGGAATTTCATTTTCCAATACAGCTTTACTATATTCTAATGTATTTGGCTTTAAATTCATATTGAGGTGTTCAATTGGAATTTCCATTGTACAAGCTGTATTTAAAAGTAAGATTGCTGTTAAAATTAAATATATATATTTTGTTGACATACGTAATAAATATTTTGGTTTATTTTTATATAACAAATTAAAATAGGTTTTACTTTCTACTAACAATCAATAATTTAGGCAAAAAAAGTAATCAACTTTAACGTTTATAATTAAACCTATTGAATTTTATGATAACTCGGTAAGGTACATTTATATACTAGTAATCTTGGATCTACACTGATTAATAATGTGTAAACCCAAGATTAAAAACTAGCAACGATTACTATCGTTTTATACAACCATTTAATTTAGTTTCCAATATTAGGGTTACTATCTATCTCATCTTGTGGTATTGGTGTATCATAATCTACTGAAGAATTCCAGTCTGGTTTTGCTCCTTCATAACCAGAAGCACTAAATACCTGATCTCCTAACTTTCTTCTTTTAATATCATACCATCTTTTACCTTCAAAAGCTAATTCTATTCTACGCTCTTCTAATACATCTTCAACTGTAACAGAAGTTAGATCTGCAGGTACCGCACTTGGAGGTATAACCACTTCAGTATAACCTCCAGAAGTAGATGCTCCACCTTTTCTAGCTCTTGCTCTTACTTGATTAATATAGTCTAAAGCTAAAGGGTTCCCTATTTCAACTCCAGCTTCAGCAGCGATTAACAATACTTCAGCATAACGTAACATAGAGTTATTATGGCTGGTTGCTCTTTTATTTGAACGAGCATAAGGCCCTGGATAACGTGTATATTTAGCAATATAAGGCCTATTTGCAGCGTGCTCATGCCCGCTTATAGTAAACTGGGTGTAATCTACAGTAACTCCACCAATTGTAGCTTCTGTTTGAAAACTAACATTTGTTCTATAATCATCTGGATCAAAAGATTCATAAACAGCCATGGTTGGAACTAAAACAGACCAACCTTGATCGTCATCATCTCCTCTAATACCTGTCATTGGTGCTGTTTGATCGTACCCATTATCATCTGCTTCGTAAGCATTGTAATCTAATACAAAAATTGGTTCTAAAGAAGCGTCAATTTTATTGGCATTAAATAATGTTTGAAAATCTGGATCTAGATCTAGATTATATACTCCTTTATTATCAATTACTTCTTTAGCTTCATCAAAAGCTTTTTGAAAATACGTATTATCACTTGTCCCAGCCATAGTTAAATACACTAAAGCTAAATATGAACTAGCCGCAGCTTTAGAAGGTCTAGATCTTGTTATTTGTGTATTAGGCAACCAAGTTTTTGCAAATTGTAAATCTGAAATAATATTTTCATATACCTCTGCTTCTGGTGTTAAACCTACTGTAGATGCAGCTTCTAAATCGTCAATTGGAGTATCAATATAAGGTATATCTCCAAACAATCTTACTAAATGAAAATAGTAAAATGCTCTTGCAAAATAAGCTTGTGCAGTAACAGGATTTTTAACTTCCTCATCTACAGCAACATCTTCAGCGCCTGCAATTGTATTATTAGCTGCAGCTATTCCTAACCAAATTCTTCTCCAAGGATCATAAACCATTTCATTATCACCTGTTATAGAATGCATATCCATCTCTAATCTATATGTTTGAGAAGATTGAAGCTTCACCATATCAGAACGCACTAATAGCGACATAGACAATTTTCTTCCCCAAATTTGTTCGTTCATGGCATGTGTTAAAGAGCCATCTACCCCAGTTTGTATATCTTGTACCGTTGAGTAAAATCCATCGGGAGATAATAATCCAACTGGATGTTCTTCTAAATCTGAACAACCTATTATTGATAATCCTATCAATAAAAATAAATATTTATATGTTTTCATTATATATGTTTTAAATTATTGATTAAAATTTAACGCTAAGACTAAAACTTACAGATTTTACAGTTGGATAATTCCCAAAATCAAATCCTCTTACAGTATTACTAGATGTATCATTATCTCCAGAAGCACCATAATAATTAACTTCAGGATCTAAACCAGAGTAATCTGTAATTGTTAATAAATTTTGCGCACTCAATGATAATCTTAAATTTTCTATACCTAACTTTTGTATATTTTCTGAAGGAAATGTATAACCTACAGCTATATTTTTTAATCTAATATAACTACCATCTTCAACAAAACGAGAAGAGATTTCTCTCCAACTATTATTTCCTACGCGAGGTTGACTTGCATCTGTATTAGATGATGACCAGGCATTATTATAATAATCGTAAGTAGTATTTGCATCTCCATTATTTAACTGCACATTAGTCATATTAAAAATATCTCCACCTTGAGATCCTTGAAAAAAGATATTAAAATCAAAATCTTTATACTTAAAGCTATTGGTTATACCCCAAGTAAAATCAGGATTTGGATTACCGATAATTTTTCTATCATCATTGGTAATATCTCCACTATCATCTAAATCTAAAAATAATGGATCACCAGCAACTCCTCCTGTAATTGTAGCTGTACCAGCTGGAAAATTACCTCCTTGGTATACACCTGCATAGTCCCAACCATAAAAAAGACCTACTTCTTCGCCTTCTCTTAAAATATAGTTATCATCAACACTAAAATAACTTGGTGCACCATCTCCAAACCAATCAACCCCGTTAATTAAAGAAGTTACTGTATTTTTATTTTTAGAGAATACTAAATCTGTTGTCCAACTAAAATCGTCTTTAATAATGTTTCTTGTATTTAAAGAAACTTCTATTCCTTTATTATTAATTTCTCCTGCATTTGTTAAAATCTCATCATTATAAAATCCTAAATAATCAGGCATCCCTTTATTAATCATAATAATATCTTTAGTATCAATATTATAATAATCTAAAGAAAGTAATACTTTATTATTGTATAAACCTAAATCTACACCAATATTTGTTTGGTAAGATGATTCCCATTTTAAATTTGGGTTTGAAGGTTGGTTTGGTGTAACAGCTGCAACAGTTTCACCATTGCTAGAAGCGTATAAACTTGCAATACTTGCTAAAGATTGGTAAGGATCAATTGATGGGTTACCAGTAACACCATAACTTAATCTTAACTTTAAATTAGAAATTGTTTCATGGTCTTTTAAAAAGTCTTCACTAGAAACTTTCCAACCTAATGCTGCTGATGGAAAAATGGCATACTTTTCATTTTCTGCAAAGTTAGAAGCCCCATCACGTCTCACTGTAGCTGTTAATAAATATTTATCATCATAATCGTAATTAATTCTTCCAAATTGAGATTGAATTTCTGTTTCATTTACATAAATAGCTCCTGAACCCCCATTAATTAAATTAGTTGCTGTCCATAAACCATAGTAAGAAAAAGAATCTGAAATTGTTCCAGTACCCTCACTATAAGAACCTTTATTCGTTGTTTTTTGATAAGAATAACCTGCTAATAATGTTAAATCTCCTTTCCCTATCTCTTTTTTGTAGGTTAAGTAATTTTCACTTAAAACACTTTTAGATTTATTTTCTCTAATTATAGCTCGTCCATCTAAACCTTGTCCTGCAGTAACAGTTAATGTTCTTGGCATATACATACCTCTAAAAGTATTGCTATTACTTAAACCAAACGTTGTTTTAAATGTAAGACCTTCAATAATTTCATAATCTGCATAAAAATTAGCTCTAAAATTTTCTATTTCCGTATCATCATCTCTTTGGGTTGCAACTGCCCAAGGGTTATCAACTTGATCTCCAATCTTATCATTTGTTGAAAAAGAACCATCATCATTATAAATTCCTTTATCTGGAGCAAATCTCATAGCTAAAGAAACTACATCATCACCTCCCACGGTAACAGAACCATCAGATTGAGTTGTAACACCATCTTTTTTACTTAAACCACCTGTTAAACCAAGACCTATTTTTAATTTATCAGAAACTTGTGCATCTAAATTTGTTAAAAACGATACTCTTTCGTAAGCAGAATTAACCAGCACCCCATCTTGTGTAAAATAAGTACCTGAAGCATAGTAATTTACTTTATCTGAACCTCCTGAAAAAGAAAGTTGATTATTTGAGGTATTACCTGTTCTATAAATTAAATCTTGCCAATCTGTATCATAATCTCCTTGAACATAAGGAGTTGAATTATCTTGATTTGCTCTTATTTCATTTTGATATTTTGTAAAATCACTTGCATTTAATAAATCTAAACTATTTGAAGTTGTTTGAATAGCGTATGTTGAGTTAAGTTCAACATTTAATTTACCGCTTCTACCTTTTTTAGTAGTTACCAAAACAACACCATTTGATCCTCTAGAACCATAAATAGCAGTTGCAGAAGCATCTTTTAAAACTTGTAAAGATTGAATATCACCTGCCTGAGGCATTGTTGCTCCAACAAAACCATCTACAACAATAAGTGGATCACTACTAGCATTAATAGATGTATTTCCTCTAATATTCATTTTAATAGGAGCACCTGGCTCACCACCATTATTAGACTGTACAACAACACCTGCTGCTCTACCTTGAAGTGCTTGCTCTGCTTCTAACACAGGAAAAGCCGTTAATTCATCTGTTTTTACAGAAGATACAGAACCTGTTACATCACTTTTTCTTCTAGCACCATAACCCACTACAACAACTTCGTCTAAAACCGCTGTATCTTCTATTAAAGTAATTGTAATTTCTTTTTTGTTTGTTAACGTAATAAGTTGGGTTTTATACCCAATATAAGATGCCACAAGAACTTCTCCTTCTGTTACATCTAAACTGAAAATACCATCAAAATCTGTAGAGGCTCCTCGAGTAGTATTTTGAATTAAAAGGCTTACACCAGGAATTGGCATATTATCTTTTGCAGACAAAACCGTTCCTTTTATTGTAAAGCTTTCCTGAGCCATTAATGAAATATTGAGCATCAATATTACAATTAGCGTTAGCTTAATTTTTAAGTTCATAATTTAAATTTTTATGTTAAGTTTAGTTTTAGCAATACTATTTTGTATCACTTTTAGTATAGATTGTTAATCTTTAATTATCCAATCACTTTAAAAAATTTAATTCTGAACATTTATTTCTTTTTTTGTAATATTGCAGAATGTATTTTTTAAAATGAGTACATATTATAAATTTTACTTCCCTCAGAAAAGAAGTATTTTTAATAAAAAGGATAGGTGCAACTATCCTTTTTTTTGTTTACTTTATTATATCATTTAATTAATTTTATTTTAAACGGTTAAACTTATTTATATCCTCTTTTAAAAACTGGTAAACCAATCTGGGAAACCAAATATATGTTAATTTAAAGTTAAATAAAAATATTAAACTATTTATTTTCAATATTTAACAGATTCACTATAACGTTTTAGTAATAACAGTTAAAAAAAGCGTTTTATACCAAAAAAGGTCAACGCTTTTGAATTAATTTTTGTTTAATTATTTTTTATCACCAAAATATGATACTCCATCACCACTTAAGAAATCTTCTCTTACAGGGCTAAATGTATCAATTAATTGTCCTTCTTCTAAACAAACTGCACTATGCCATAAATTAGGCTCAATATACACACCATCTCCTGCTTCTACAATTTGCTTTACTCCATCAATTTCAAATTCAAATTTACCTGAAACACAATAAGTAGCTTGTGTATGAAAATGTTGATGTGGCGCCCCTAATGCTCCTTTATCAAATTTAACGCTTACCATCATAATTTGATTATCGTAACCTAAGAATTTTCTAGATACTCCTCCACCAAGATCTTCCCATTCCATATCCTTTGCAATGATGTATTTTTCACTAAATCGTTTCATAATTTTATATTTATTTATTTTCTATTAATATATAAGAACCTTTCCAGGTATAATCTTTATTGTTTATAGTTAATTTATGTGTTGCTTCATTATCATTATTTTCATTTGAAATAATAAAAAGCTTTGATGTACCGTTTTTTTCTTCTATTAATACAGCTGTATATTCTTTAGAATTATGAACCACCGTTAATTGCTCTATATTACTATATGCATTGATAGCCAATTCTGAAACAGGGTCATAGGTACCGTGTGATTCTATTGTAGAAACATATAAAGCATTTTTTGCTTTCTTTTTTCTTAAAATTAATGTTTGCTCATTACGTAAATTATATTCTGGATCATTTGCTCCTATTCTACCAAAAATAACTTCATCATTATTTGTTGTTACAGCTGAATATGTATAAAATTTATTATTTAATAGCCAATTTAATTTTATATTTTCTCCCATTACATTTGCTTCAGCTTCTTTATATAAATGCTGATAGCCATCTGAATTACCTAAAACTTCTGGTGTTGGTAATTTTGAATATTCAAAATCTGCTTGCATAATTTGTCCTAAGAAATAAAATGGTAAATCGTACTGATTATTATTTTCAGATGTTACTCGCAAAATATCTAATACATAAGGATTTTCATAAACTTCATCTTTAATAGTTACCATAGTTCTATGAAGTTTTGTACCCGGGTATGCATTTTCTTCTTTAGCGCTAGCTACTTGTATATTTTTATCTTCAACACTAAATATATATTTATTAGAGTGGTATTTACTTCCAATGTCATAATTCCCTTTAAATTGAGATTTTTCATTTTGGGTTATCGTATTATGTGCTATAGTTTGTTTTGCCCAAGTTGTGTTTTCTTTTAAATAATTTCCACCACCTTTTTGTTCAATATTAACAAAACGACTCATACCATAATCTTGTACCACTTCAACACCATCTTCAAACAAAGCAAAAGACAACTTATCATAATGTCCATGACTTAACCCGTGTGCAGTATATTTAAAAACAACTTCTAAATCATCACTACGTAAAATTCCAACTGCTCCTTGGTCTCCATCGGGACCATCAGACAATTGAATTGATTTTTTAACAAAAGGTTTTTCCTTACCTTCCTTAATACCTAGAGCCACTGCTAAACCAGCATCATCTAAAGTAACCTCGCCTTGCATTTTAGCAATACTTAATAATTCTGGATTATTTCCACCAAAATGATAGCCAATATCAACAGTAGAAATTAAAGAGGCGTTAAAATAAGACATTCCTTTTTGAGCGTCGTTTAATAAAAAGAACTCACCATCTACATCTGATAAATTTAATAAAGCCATTACACTTTTTAAAAGCACCCCATCTTTATATTCAAATACCTTTTCTGCAGGTTTTTTATTTTGAAGTGCTTGTGCAAAAATTAAAAATGGATACGAAGCATAACGTTGATAATAAGGTCCTTCTGTAAAATATCCATCTGGAGAAAAAGGCTCATTTATATTGGCAAAAAAACCAATTTTTTGACCATCTTTTCTAATGTAACCACCATCATTATCTTTTTCGTTTGGGTTAAAATCAACATCTTTAACTCCATTTAATGCTCTATCTAACAATTCGTCATCATCCATTGCCAAAGCAATCATTCCAACCGCAGCATTACCCCAAGTGGCATGGTTATGCACTCTGTTAAAAAATTGTGGATTTTCTTTTGAAATAAAATCTGCAAAAGGTCTAAATAAATCTGTCTCTAAAACATTACGTTCTTCTTCTGTTAAATAATTATAAATACAATCGTATGCTTGACTTGTATATACCAACCAATTAGAATCGTTTAAACATTGCCAAAATAACTTACCTCTAGCATACGATCTTGGTTTTGGATGAACAGGCCATGTTGGATACTGTTTTGCATACTCAAATAACATATCTTTTACATATTTAGCATACTTTTCATCGTTTAATATTTGATAAAGTACACCTGCTTTTTGCATTAAAATGTAATTTTTTTTATGTGTTTCGTGTGTATATCCCCCAGAGTAATCTTTAGGAACAGGAACATCAAACCCCTTAACAATTTCAGCATCAATCTCTGCTTGAGCAATTGCTAATGTTTTATCAAAAATTGGAATACTTCCTAAGTTAGCTCTAATATCTTTTACACCTTGTTTAGTTAAAATTAAACTTGGGTGACTACTCTCTTTAGAATACAAATTTTCAGCAGTTTTAGAATCAGTTTGTTTGCAAGAAATAAAACTTACCAATACTAACAACGGAATTAATTTTATTATATTTTTCATTTTCATTTTTTAATGTTACACCTAAAATTTTATTAGGCTCCCTATTTGAAATTTATATTTTCTAGCAAACAATAAACAACCCCCTAATTATAAATTAAAAACTGAATTATAATATTTACTTATATTATTTCTAAAAAACACATTTAATTGAACAATTAAAAGAGCTAAAACTTAAATTATTAAAGAAAAAACAATTAAATCATGTCTTTTTTTAGTTCATTTATAACGTTTTATATTGGTTTACCAAATTGGTTTACCAAATATATGCATATATTTTATATTTACAAATATTTCTACTGAAAATTAACACATAGCAGTTCAATATTGATTTTTTAAAAAGACTTTAATTATTTAATAAAAGCTAAAATATCATTATATAAATTAATATAGACTAAGAATTGTAGTAATTATTTATAATTTATAATTTAAAATTTA includes the following:
- a CDS encoding SusC/RagA family TonB-linked outer membrane protein yields the protein MLNIPLMAQESFTVKGTVTSQADGQPILGANIIVVGTQKGTSTDFDGNYQIELVSGEILEITYLGYVTKRIPYVSQEVINVQLVEDSAVLDEVVVVGYGDQKQSNVTSSLTKVSGKDIENVSVSRVEDALQGKVAGLRIQTVASEAGGDPKITLRGPGSITGTSAPLIVVDGVVLGTDADILGTIDNNNIQSISVLKDASSVAIYGSRGANGVILITLKEGVSGKTSFSYNTFVGYKYSENNDNFNTSIADERARLDGLQATVSAILPTSERYEDINRYYDNAYAELEAMDFIASLGGGETNWQDEIFDGGFIQSHSLAVRGGTELTSYTASLGFLEDEGIVLTDNFEKINARIKVDSKSRNKKIKFGASLSVNYNDQVRVPTRFTDPLRQMGHLPLYLNEDHLKYVTPFSTAVGTSTDAGKLFENLGVGSYGFSRAFDHTFTVDPNNPRDILRDAETGLPIPSGLTSGGLTLSTTKNVHPLVHYLERSRVKKKLSLNTSAYIDFKLAKGLNFRQSISGVFRHNKNNNNDYFYGQENRDQEAFRFEGRDELNQYAVESLLKYNTSFGDHNFNSVFGFEYTRRDFYVQESEAVGYTNDFNNNIAIADGGTTYTDNGTDKLVSYFGRVDYNYDEKYLMQLSARTDGSSRFGTNTRFGFFPAASVGWIMSNEDFLLESDLISFLKVRASYGISGSNEISRNIYESLYRFEETFSTISYNGLTGVKGVTLANQNLGWEKLVEFNPGVDVRFANGLLNLSVDYYDRRSEDLILFAPVPATYGTDNWLQNIGEVKNSGVEIEASSRVISKENFSWVASGQFSLNRNEVVSLGNNEQIISRIDQDTRPTEFIAKVGQPITSFYGWVYEKEMPLEWIDNPFNRFNNDFANVYVKDLNNDGIIDGEDRTELGNPYPDFTWGLNSDFTYNDFDFSFQWQGSHGAEVRVADLDQLYYASESAVNPVANFPDIDKTVHRRYTDDHIQDASFIALRNLSVGYTIPASIVSKYNIDRLRIYLTGENLLFFTAEGYEGFNPEAAGQTSDNANTPLTSGYQRGDGPIVKTISAGINFQF
- a CDS encoding cupin domain-containing protein, which gives rise to MSTKYIYLILTAILLLNTACTMEIPIEHLNMNLKPNTLEYSKAVLENEIPGITVDHIAITGDVIRDESIEKGYKFIYLFMKGQGTVVVDTLNYSIVPETILLPNMLEMISISANKNDTLHFLKIATNLTEQDLLDLKEFPKENTQKPYFAKFNDCEPYTEPIKSPNTISRTVLPNKYIPRIALGTVEAPGPDKVGAHEHGMLEQLFLGLTDNEITVFADDAQIKLPAYSILHIPLGSSHSVEVEKEKKMYYMWMDFFRDKEGEEWLKTHNKITE
- a CDS encoding RagB/SusD family nutrient uptake outer membrane protein; this translates as MKTYKYLFLLIGLSIIGCSDLEEHPVGLLSPDGFYSTVQDIQTGVDGSLTHAMNEQIWGRKLSMSLLVRSDMVKLQSSQTYRLEMDMHSITGDNEMVYDPWRRIWLGIAAANNTIAGAEDVAVDEEVKNPVTAQAYFARAFYYFHLVRLFGDIPYIDTPIDDLEAASTVGLTPEAEVYENIISDLQFAKTWLPNTQITRSRPSKAAASSYLALVYLTMAGTSDNTYFQKAFDEAKEVIDNKGVYNLDLDPDFQTLFNANKIDASLEPIFVLDYNAYEADDNGYDQTAPMTGIRGDDDDQGWSVLVPTMAVYESFDPDDYRTNVSFQTEATIGGVTVDYTQFTISGHEHAANRPYIAKYTRYPGPYARSNKRATSHNNSMLRYAEVLLIAAEAGVEIGNPLALDYINQVRARARKGGASTSGGYTEVVIPPSAVPADLTSVTVEDVLEERRIELAFEGKRWYDIKRRKLGDQVFSASGYEGAKPDWNSSVDYDTPIPQDEIDSNPNIGN
- a CDS encoding SusC/RagA family TonB-linked outer membrane protein, with amino-acid sequence MAQESFTIKGTVLSAKDNMPIPGVSLLIQNTTRGASTDFDGIFSLDVTEGEVLVASYIGYKTQLITLTNKKEITITLIEDTAVLDEVVVVGYGARRKSDVTGSVSSVKTDELTAFPVLEAEQALQGRAAGVVVQSNNGGEPGAPIKMNIRGNTSINASSDPLIVVDGFVGATMPQAGDIQSLQVLKDASATAIYGSRGSNGVVLVTTKKGRSGKLNVELNSTYAIQTTSNSLDLLNASDFTKYQNEIRANQDNSTPYVQGDYDTDWQDLIYRTGNTSNNQLSFSGGSDKVNYYASGTYFTQDGVLVNSAYERVSFLTNLDAQVSDKLKIGLGLTGGLSKKDGVTTQSDGSVTVGGDDVVSLAMRFAPDKGIYNDDGSFSTNDKIGDQVDNPWAVATQRDDDTEIENFRANFYADYEIIEGLTFKTTFGLSNSNTFRGMYMPRTLTVTAGQGLDGRAIIRENKSKSVLSENYLTYKKEIGKGDLTLLAGYSYQKTTNKGSYSEGTGTISDSFSYYGLWTATNLINGGSGAIYVNETEIQSQFGRINYDYDDKYLLTATVRRDGASNFAENEKYAIFPSAALGWKVSSEDFLKDHETISNLKLRLSYGVTGNPSIDPYQSLASIASLYASSNGETVAAVTPNQPSNPNLKWESSYQTNIGVDLGLYNNKVLLSLDYYNIDTKDIIMINKGMPDYLGFYNDEILTNAGEINNKGIEVSLNTRNIIKDDFSWTTDLVFSKNKNTVTSLINGVDWFGDGAPSYFSVDDNYILREGEEVGLFYGWDYAGVYQGGNFPAGTATITGGVAGDPLFLDLDDSGDITNDDRKIIGNPNPDFTWGITNSFKYKDFDFNIFFQGSQGGDIFNMTNVQLNNGDANTTYDYYNNAWSSSNTDASQPRVGNNSWREISSRFVEDGSYIRLKNIAVGYTFPSENIQKLGIENLRLSLSAQNLLTITDYSGLDPEVNYYGASGDNDTSSNTVRGFDFGNYPTVKSVSFSLSVKF
- a CDS encoding cupin domain-containing protein; the protein is MKRFSEKYIIAKDMEWEDLGGGVSRKFLGYDNQIMMVSVKFDKGALGAPHQHFHTQATYCVSGKFEFEIDGVKQIVEAGDGVYIEPNLWHSAVCLEEGQLIDTFSPVREDFLSGDGVSYFGDKK
- a CDS encoding alginate lyase family protein codes for the protein MKNIIKLIPLLVLVSFISCKQTDSKTAENLYSKESSHPSLILTKQGVKDIRANLGSIPIFDKTLAIAQAEIDAEIVKGFDVPVPKDYSGGYTHETHKKNYILMQKAGVLYQILNDEKYAKYVKDMLFEYAKQYPTWPVHPKPRSYARGKLFWQCLNDSNWLVYTSQAYDCIYNYLTEEERNVLETDLFRPFADFISKENPQFFNRVHNHATWGNAAVGMIALAMDDDELLDRALNGVKDVDFNPNEKDNDGGYIRKDGQKIGFFANINEPFSPDGYFTEGPYYQRYASYPFLIFAQALQNKKPAEKVFEYKDGVLLKSVMALLNLSDVDGEFFLLNDAQKGMSYFNASLISTVDIGYHFGGNNPELLSIAKMQGEVTLDDAGLAVALGIKEGKEKPFVKKSIQLSDGPDGDQGAVGILRSDDLEVVFKYTAHGLSHGHYDKLSFALFEDGVEVVQDYGMSRFVNIEQKGGGNYLKENTTWAKQTIAHNTITQNEKSQFKGNYDIGSKYHSNKYIFSVEDKNIQVASAKEENAYPGTKLHRTMVTIKDEVYENPYVLDILRVTSENNNQYDLPFYFLGQIMQADFEYSKLPTPEVLGNSDGYQHLYKEAEANVMGENIKLNWLLNNKFYTYSAVTTNNDEVIFGRIGANDPEYNLRNEQTLILRKKKAKNALYVSTIESHGTYDPVSELAINAYSNIEQLTVVHNSKEYTAVLIEEKNGTSKLFIISNENNDNEATHKLTINNKDYTWKGSYILIENK